The proteins below come from a single Procambarus clarkii isolate CNS0578487 chromosome 44, FALCON_Pclarkii_2.0, whole genome shotgun sequence genomic window:
- the LOC138350160 gene encoding uro-adherence factor A-like yields MARWMFAKTTQSGEDVGTASPDFVEIPSQVGVSKQCFTAQWQLSNGKSIAWEVCSQWRSMFTSGADEYDSIVEAGEYDSIVEAGEYDSIVEAGEYDSIVEAGEYDSIVEAGEYDSIVEAGEYDSIVEAGEYDSIVEAGEYDSIVEAGEYDSIVEAGEYDSIVEAGEYDSIVEAGEYDSIVEAGEYDSIVEAGEYDNIVEAGEYDSIVEAGEYDSIVEAGEYDSIVEAGEYDSIVEAGEYDSIVEAGEYDSIVEAGEYDSIVEAGEYDSIVEAGEYDSIVEAGEYDSIVEAGEYDSIVEAGEYDSIVEEGEYDSIVEAGEYDSITETEEYDSIVEAGEYDSIVEAGEYDSIVEAGEYDSITETEEYDSIVEAGEYDSIVEAGEYDSIVEAGEYDSIVEAGEYDSITETEEYDSIVEAGEYDSIVEAGEYDSIVEAGEYDSIVEAGEYDSITETEEYDSIVEAGEYDSIVEAGKYDSIVEAGEYDSIVEAGEYDSITETEEYDSIVEAGEYDSIVEAGEYNSITETGEYDSITETEEYDSIVEAGEYDSIVEAGEYDSITETGEYDSITETEEYDSITETGEYDIILDIRI; encoded by the exons ATGGCGCGATGGATGTTTGCAAAGACAACACAAAGTGGAGAAGATGTTGGAACAGCTTCACCGGATTTTGTGGAAATCCCTAGCCAGGTCGGG GTGAGTAAGCAGTGCTTTACAGCTCAATGGCAGCTATCTAATGGGAAGTCTATCGCCTGGGAAGTCTGTTCGCAGTGGAGAAGTATGTTCACCTCTGGCGCTGATGAGTATGACAGCATCGTTGAGGCAGGAGAATATGACAGCATCGTTGAGGCAGGAGAATATGACAGCATCGTTGAGGCAGGGGAATATGACAGCATCGTTGAGGCAGGAGAATATGACAGCATCGTTGAGGCAGGAGAATATGATAGCATCGTTGAGGCAGGAGAATATGACAGCATCGTTGAGGCAGGAGAATATGACAGCATCGTTGAGGCAGGGGAATATGACAGCATCGTTGAGGCAGGAGAATATGACAGCATCGTTGAGGCAGGAGAATATGATAGCATCGTTGAGGCAGGAGAATATGACAGCATCGTTGAGGCAGGAGAATATGACAGCATCGTTGAGGCAGGGGAATAtgacagcatagttgaggcaggggAATATGACAACATCGTTGAGGCAGGAGAATATGACAGCATCGTTGAGGCAGGAGAATATGACAGCATCGTTGAGGCAGGAGAATATGACAGCATCGTTGAGGCAGGAGAATATGATAGCATCGTTGAGGCAGGAGAATATGACAGCATCGTTGAGGCAGGAGAATATGACAGCATCGTTGAGGCAGGAGAATATGACAGCATCGTTGAGGCAGGGGAATATGACAGCATCGTTGAGGCAGGAGAATATGACAGCATCGTTGAGGCAGGAGAATATGACAGCATCGTTGAGGCAGGGGAATATGACAGCATCGTTGAGGCAGGAGAATATGACAGCATCGTTGAGGAAGGGGAATATGACAGCATCGTTGAGGCAGGAGAATATGACAGCATCACGGAGACAGAAGAATATGACAGCATCGTTGAGGCAGGAGAATATGACAGCATCGTTGAGGCAGGAGAATATGACAGCATCGTTGAGGCAGGAGAATATGACAGCATCACGGAGACAGAAGAATATGACAGCATCGTTGAGGCAGGAGAATATGACAGCATCGTTGAGGCAGGAGAATATGACAGCATCGTTGAGGCAGGGGAATATGACAGCATCGTTGAGGCAGGAGAATATGACAGCATCACGGAGACAGAAGAATATGACAGCATCGTTGAGGCAGGAGAATATGACAGCATCGTTGAGGCAGGAGAATATGACAGCATCGTTGAGGCAGGGGAATATGACAGCATCGTTGAGGCAGGAGAATATGACAGCATCACGGAGACAGAAGAATATGACAGCATCGTTGAGGCAGGAGAATATGACAGCATCGTTGAGGCAGGAAAATATGACAGCATCGTTGAGGCAGGGGAATATGACAGCATCGTTGAGGCAGGAGAATATGACAGCATCACGGAGACAGAAGAATATGACAGCATCGTTGAGGCAGGAGAATATGACAGCATCGTTGAGGCAGGAGAATATAACAGCATCACGGAGACAGGAGAATATGACAGCATCACGGAGACAGAAGAATATGACAGCATCGTTGAGGCAGGAGAATATGACAGCATCGTTGAGGCAGGAGAATATGACAGCATCACGGAGACAGGAGAATATGACAGCATCACGGAGACAGAGGAATATGACAGCATCACGGAGACAGGAGAATATGATATTATCTTAGATATAAGAATATAA